AGACGAGGGGACTATTTCTGTGGCATGGCCGTCTCTTGAGTGTGCCCTGGCAGCCTACAGAGGGAGAGGCAGTTCTGGGGGAGGAGCCGCTCAGGGTGGGCAGAGGGGACTGGGGTGCTCAGAGAGCTGCCGTGGGGAGCCAGCGGCTTTGGCAAACCATCGGGAGACCAGGGCCCCCTCAGTGAACTTGGAAGAGTCCAAAGTAGGTGAGGAAGGGGGCAGCCTTGAGATGGGCCCAGGGGAGGGTGCGGATCCGCAGGGAGGACCCTGGCCGCAGGGGCAACAGCCCGGACACCTGGCAGAGACGGAGCTGGGGCCCGAGGGAACTGGCCGCTGTGGCTGAGAACTCCTCCAGGCAGCGCAGGGCCAGCATGTCATCCACCAGCAGGTCCAGCTTCAGGTAGACAGCCTTCCCCTCATCAAAGTgcacctggggggtgggggaggggggcagggggtggggggcggagtcCAGGCCTCTGCTAGCCCTGGGCTCCTGTCCAGTCCAGACCCCAagctcctcctcccccacctttaACTTGCCCCCACCCCTTAAGCCCAGCCCTTCTCCCTCAGTTCCTGCCCTACCCGTGGAGCCAGGTGGGGCTTACCTGACAGTACAGGTAGTACAGCCCAGCCCGGGTGACCATAAATTGCCCGCTCTGGCGGTCATAGCGCAGTGGGTTGGAGCTGTTGATTTTGGCCTCTTCCCAGCCACTCACCGTCCCGTCCACACCTGAATGTGGATGTTCAGAGACAGGGGGAAATCCCTTTATAGAACTTTCTCACACTTCCCACCCACTGAGTTTATAAACATTTGGGCCTACCTTACCCAGAAGATATCTAGAGGGCCCAGGGCAAGGGAGGCGTCAGGGCCTAGGGAGCTGGGAGTGAAATAGGAAGTTCGGTGAAGAAACCCAACGTATATGACCAGAACCAAACAGGGCAAGTTGTCACCAGCCACTtctggggagaagaggaggattGAAGAAGCATTGGGGGGCTTTTATAGTTTGTGTCTGTATTGTTTGCTCTTCTACTTGGAGAATGTATCGATGCGTTACTTGAATCATACATTACTtggattattaaaattaaaaataagagaaaaggaaaatatgggaaaaaaagctaaaaagaggggaaaaaagaaaaaaaattaaaaataataaaatggtacccaaatgtccatccattgatgaatggataaggaaaattgTGTTAAGTCCATACAATGAGATATGATTCAGCCATCAAATGAAATGCaataatgggacttccctggcggtccagtggttaagactctgcacttccacttcaggggttgcgggttcgatccttggctggggaactaagatcccacaagccacgcgctggggccaagggggaaaaaaaaaaaagaaatggaatactAATACATACTACAATatggaggaaccttgaaaacattatgctaagtgaaagaagccagtcacaaaggatcACGTATTATAtgatttctatgaaatgtccaagtaagcaaatatatagagacagaaagtagattagtggttgcttagggctcgGGGGATCATGGAAATATGGGGTGGCGGGtaaagggtacagggtttctttctgaggtaaTGAAAACTCTCTAAAATTACCGTAGTGACGAtctcacaactctgtgaatatactaaaaacttaattgtacactttaaacaggGGAATTATATcgaatgtgaattatatctcaataaagctgttaccaaaaaaGTCTAGAGTGAGGGTAATTGCAAATTGTAAAGAAGATAAATATTCAAATGACAGAGCAGGGTCTCAAGTGGCTTCCCAGGTCCTCTATGGGCTGCCCCTGTTTACCTCTCGCATCTAATCTCACACATTCCTCCAAGTCACAAGCCTCTAGCCGCTCCGGCCCACTTTCTGTTCCTGCGGTGCACCAAGCTCATTGTTTCCACAGGGCTTTTACTGCTCTTCCCTCCCCACAGGATTCCTCCCCTGCCTGGCCCCTTCTGTCAGACTGGTCCCTCTGAGAGACCTCCCCGGTCCTCCCAGCCTGAAATAGCTCATCTCCAATAATCTCTCCTCCACTCACCCCGTTTCTCTCACAGCAGTCACCAAGGAGggaaatcattttatttccttctgtgatAGTTTGGGGTCTGACACCCCCAGGGGACAGAGGTATTGGTCTTGTTGCTGCACCCCAGCCCCTGGAGCTGGGCCTGCCCTAAGTGGGCACCAAGCACATGCTGGTGGGAAGATAGAGGGAAGGAGGTGGCCGTGGCAACAGCTCTCTCTTGTTTGGGTCCATGGGCCACTCTCCAGGGCTTCATTGGCTTCATCTCAGTAGCCCGGCCAGCTTCCTTCCCCAGCAGCCTCACCCTCTGCCTGCTCCGGTGCGCTATCCTTGTTGCTTTCTCAAGGAGAACATAATGCTCGCTGGGCATTTTCATCCCCACCTAGGGGTTCCCTTGGCCTTTATTTTGCAGACTCCAACCTGAGCCTCGAGCCCTGCCCTTTCCTGCCCCTTCTGACACTGCTACCTGCCTGCCATCAGAATAGCCCCTGGCACCTCACACTCACCTAGATCAAAACTGagcctgaaaaacaaaaaaacaaaaaaaaaaaacccaaaactgagCCTGGTCCTCCCCTGTCCCAAATGTGCTTGACTGTCTGCATTCCACATTGGGTTCCTGGTTCTACCTCTTACCAGGCACCCAAGCCACTCTCTCCTTTACCAGTTTCATTCACTGATCACCAGTTTCTAGCAATTCTGCCACCTAAAcggctctgtctccctccctggtCTGGCCCCTGCCACTTCTCACTGGGACTCTTCCCAGCCTGCTTCCTCTTTGGACTCCCTGTTTCCAGTCTCGCCTGGTCCAGTTTACTGACTACGCGACACAGAGCCACAGAGTGACGCTTCTCAAATGCAGATGCGAGCCTGCCTCTCTTGTTTTGACCTCAGGATAACTTCCAGATTCCATTTGTGACCTGGCTCCATATTCTTCTCTGGCCTCACCCCATGTTGCTCTTCTAGTTCTGTCTCGTCAGCCACGTCGCGCTGCTCCGGTCCCCCAGCCTCATCATACTCTTGGCAGACTCGGGGCTTTTGCACAAGTGGCCCCTGCCCCCCCGTCCATCTCACACTCACACTTCAAGGCCCACACCTTCCTAGGGAAGGAGTCCCTTACCCCATTGTAAAGTGGTCTCCTCTGTGCCGCCACGCGCCTCTGGCTACTttctttattgttgttgttgtatcACATTGTAATTTACAAATTTATATGCTTGTCTCTTCTCCTGGACAGCAATTCCTTGTAAAGAGGTCTGGGTATTATTCACTGTGGGCACCTAGCCGGGTCCTTACAAACAGTGGGATCTCAGGGCATGTGTGTTGAGtcaacgaatgaatgaatgtctgggTAACCGCTGAAATAAATGGTCCATACAGAAGGGAGGAAGGTGGCCTGGGGCAGGAAGAgtagggggagaggagagagggcatTCCTGGCTAGGGAACCAGTTTGAGCTGGTTGTGGCTAAGGGCATGGTGTGTCTGGGACCGTGGTGTCACTCAGTTTCACAATCACAACTCATTCCTTACTGCATGGCAGTTGTCCTTCTTTCCCCCACTACGCTTGCTTTAGCACCATCTCTCTTGCCGCTGTCTCCCTCGTTCTCCAGAGGACCTAGAAGTCATCAGATAAGGGCTCCCCCACGTCCTGCCACCGAAACCACAAACCAACCTGTTCTCATGTTTGCCATTGAGCCTCTTATGGTGATGGGATGATGtgtcctctcctccttctggaacccaccccctcccaccttctTGATGTTGCCCTGCAGGTTTCCCCAGCCATGCACCAGCAGTTGCCTCTCACACAATGTCTGGAACACAAGCACACActagctgggttcaaatcctggctccacctctTCGTATCATCATGACCCGTACAAGTTACATCATCTctacctctgtaaaatggagatgatcgGATTATCTTCCTTTCAGGACTGTTTCgaggattagatgagattaaACACTGAATAAGAATTAGCTAAGACTCATACAGTATTGTTTATCACTAAAAAGACCAAACTTTTCCTTGATTCACATCCTCCTCTACCTCCTGGCCCATTTCTCTGCTCCTGTCACAGAGAAACTTCTGGAAAGGGTTGTCACTGTCTCCGATTCCTAGTTCCCATTTTCTCTTAACCTAATCCAGGCTGGCTTCCATCCTAACCACACCACTGACACCGCCCTTGTCAAGGTCACCAGTTGACTTTTAATGTTACCAAACCCAGCGGTCATTTGTCTGTTCTCATCCCATGTGACTGGTCATCTGCACTCAACACAGACAGCCGCATCCTCCTTCTTAAAACTGTGTCCCCCCCGAGACTCCAAGACACCACCCTCCCTGggtttcttcccctctctctggctgcttctcaGTCTCTGCTGGGTTCTCCTCCTCTGCTCCACTTGTAAAGGTCCAAGAGCCTCAGGGCTTCACTTGTGGAGCCCGTCTTTCCCCTAGGTGTCTCATCCAGACCTATAGCTTTAAATACCCCCATCTGGTGAGGACTCCTGACCCTACACATCCTGCCCAGGATGTGTGCTCTACCGTGTGCAGCCATCTATCTGTGAAACTCACTCGTTTATTATTATGTATCCACTTAGTTATTATTAGATCTCAAATTCAATTATTAATTTACACACCTCACAACCTATTTCCTCCCTGGTTAACCCCCATTTTAATAAATGGACCATTATTCTCAAAGATGCCCAAGTTAAAAATCTAGAAATCATTTCTGATTCCCCCCTCTCCCTTATCCTTCTCATCCCCACAGCAAACCCTATCTTCAAGCCACACGCTGAATCCatctacttctctccatctctgctgcCAGACCCCTAGACTAAGCCACTCTCATGTCTTGCCTCCTGACCTCTCACatggaagagcattccaggtgaGAGAACAGGATGTGCAAAGTCCAGACGAGGCACGCTGATGGGGAGGGGGTGTCAGCCCAACAAATGTGGAGAAGGCATAAGGGTGTGCCAGGAAAATAGGTTGAGACCAGACCAGGGAGAGGCTGCAATCCAAGcagaaaagcaacagaataaTGGAAGGCGGGCTTAAGGGGGGCTTAGCTTAGCAACACAGGTGGGACAGAGTAGAGGCGGGGAAAGTCTAGAATGGGGAAGGGACTGGAGAATGAGTTTGAGGTTCCGAGTTCATGGCGctgaggtggggagtggggtagGGATGGAAAAGAAGAGCAGAGACTGGAAACATTTGGAGAAAAATGATCAGAGCAAGAAGACTCTTGGAATATggaggggaaagaagaggaaaaaaaaaatcaacgatGCTTCTTGGAGACAAGCGAGGGCTAAAGGATAAGCTGGGCTGGTGGTGTGGTGGGGGGAATCAGCCTGTGctctgggaggggaaggggcctcCCCCAGGGTCCTATGTCTGAGTCACGGAGAAAGTTCAGGTTCGGGAGCTGAGAGAAGCGAGCCCTAAGCACTTTCCTGAACTGGCTTCTGGGGTTCTGAGGCTGAAGGCGGGGATGAGAGTGGTAAGTCAAGGTTTTGGGGGGGCCCTTGTCTAGAAGGCCAGTGCTATGGAGGTCAGGGAAGAGCtcagaggtggggatggggtcTCACCCGCCTGCGCTCCGTCCTGTCCCGGTTGTGGGTGAACTGTAAGACACAGGAAAGGGTTGgtgagccctgccctgcccctctgccACCCCTTCTCCCTGGGCATGGCTCACGGTCACCCACCTTCATAGTGGGCTGCAATCGCTCTGCGCGCCCGTGGTTTCCGGCCTTTAGGTGCTGAGAATCAAAGAAAGACAGATGGGCAAAGCAGTCCCCACGTCTAGAGGGGCCAGGAGCTGCTCTCTCAGCCCCATCCCCCTCAAAACCCTGGCATCCTTATTCTCGTCCAGACTCCTGGCCTCACAGCCTCAGGCCTTATCTTCCTCCATAGGTAGAGCCGCTGATAACTTATTATCCAAACTGGGATGCTTCTGAGAGCAATAGGGGTGTTACTAATCGTCGCTCTGAGCCAACAGGTGTAAGCCAGGACAGCCCCCTGCAAACCCGGATACGTGGCCACACGGTCACCCCAGTCATAAGGCTCTTTGCTTCTTGGGCTTCAGGCCTCTGACTCCCCCACCTCATCTTCATCAGGACCCCAGGGGTTCTCCTAATTCCTGGCCATCCCACCTTCATATCTGGGGTAGGGTCTGAAGCGAGAAGCAGGTCTATGCCATGGAAGGAGCTTCAGAGGGAGGGTCAGAATTCTAGGTTCGAGTTTCCATGACTCTGAACCCCCCCTTtactctcagtgcctcagtttctctatccgTAAATGAGGAGAATGGGTTTTGCTCTGCCTGCTTCACGGGGCTGTTATGATGAACAAGAGCAATAATGAGTCCAGAAGCCACCACAGACCAGCCGCTATTATTATTCCTGAGGTTGGGATAAAGGGCTGCTCACCACTCCTGCGAGGCCGAACCAGTTTCAGGAAAGGCAGGGTATCCTGGCGCTCCTCTCTCTGGGGATTCAGGTCCTAGGGACATTAAGGGCAGGGCTAAACCAGGATCTTGTCAGGGACTCCCAGAGACATAAACTGAGACCGACAGGGGGCCCGTCACGAGAGGCCCCAGCCAGCAAGAGGCACAGAAGTCTTAGGGAGGGACCGAGCCTCTCAGCCAAGAGTGGCCAGGGCCACGAGGAGGCAAGCTCCAGGGTCAGGCCGCAGCCCTCGCCCCCCTTCCCACAACCAGCCACATCCCCCTGTTCTGCTCCGCCCAACCAGCCATTGGTACACTGCACACACGCCCACACCCAGTCAGCATGCACAGTGGGTacacgcaccacacacacacagccagcaTCCCTCTCCCACGCAGACTCCCACACACTCGCACTTCCACCACAGCCACTAAACGCTTCGTACTCGGCTGACACAAGCGCGGCACAAACCCCTCACACACAGTTGTCACCCTCTCTCTCACGTACCCATGCCCCACGGCGCGGCTGGTGCACACCCCCGCACACTGCTGGCACAACCGGGGCACACCCTGCACCCTCAGCCGGCACACACTTCCCATGCCCAGCAGCCCGAGGCCAGCACCCACCCCCACTCACCAGCGGGTCGGGGTCCTCCTCTGCCACCAGCTCCCCCTGGGAAGGCTCCTGCTGGGAAGGAGGCAGCGTCACCCTGTCCTTCTCCACCTGACATCTCACCCTCCACCCATCTTCCTGGCCCCCTGCCCTCGGCCCACCCGGCCCCGTCAGCTGCTCGGCAGAGTCCGCTCCTGATCTGCCCAGGGAGGGGTGTGCAGGCGGGCCTCACCTGGGCAGACAGCGATGCCCGGCTCCCCAGGCTGACCACGGCCAGCAGGAGGCCAAGGCAGGCCAgcgccaggcccaggcccagcacGAGCGGGGCCAGCAGGGCGGTGCCCGGCTCCCCCCGGCGCCCCCTCCGCCTCTGGCTCCGACGGGCGGCcatgggggcggggggctgtGCCTGCCTCACCGCCCCCCCATCCCGGGACCCGAGGGATCGGGGGAGGGGGAGCCGGCGGGCGGATCGgtctggagagagggaggggccaGGGAAACGGGgcgggagggggtgtgtgtgtgatgagcaCAGGAAGCCGGACACTGTGTGTGAGATTAAACTCCGAGCCCGGCCGAGAGCAGTGCACGGAGCGGGACGTGCGCCTCTCCGCGTGCAGACCACAGAGCGAGTCCCGGCCGGGGGCACGCACCGCCCGGGCGTGGAAAAGCGGGACAGTGTTTGTGTGAGTGCGCAGCGGGCGAGATGGGGTGTGCGGCTGAGCGCCCTCCACGCGGCCGGCCGGCGGGAGAGAGGCAGCGAGGGCTGAAATGAGCAGAAACTCCACTCGGGCTGTGTACGGGTGGCCGGGGCGACAGCACTGCAGCTCCTGCAGGTCTAGTCCTGCCCAAGCGAGATTGCTAATTTAGGCCTCCAGACCAAGGTAACTAGGCAATCCCTCAGTCAACACGGTTAGAGGCCAAGGGGCATTTGGATTTTAGCAGCTGCACCGAAAGACGATTCTTTCCTGTAAGTGGCGGAAAGAGCCTGAGGGCATCCATTAGCCCGGGTTGGGTTTTCACTTCTTTTAGCAAATCAGTTGGTAGTTGATTTAAACCCCGGGGTCATGCAGCTGGGGAGAGCAAGCTTCTAGACCTGTGTGCCGGAAACATCGGCCCCCAACCCCGCCAAGTGTGTTCCCCAAATGCACTTCTCTGGAAACACAGAAGCCACTTAAACAAATAATAGGGCTAACCTGAGCTCAACTGGAGCTGCAAGAACTCTTTAAATTTAACGTGGCGCAAAGCCACGTTAGCAAAACCAAAACGTAATACCTAACCTAATTGCAGTTACAGCCTCTCCCAGGAGTTGAGTTTTCAACCAATCAGTCTGGAATTTCCTGATCCACACTAGTGAGGTAGTTTCCAAAAGACTCCTGCCCTTCCTGGCCCCAAAGGGAAGGGGACCTTGCCTGAAACAaaaactgctttcttttcttttgctaataaaTGCTTTGTCCCTATAAAAGATCCGTTTGGTTCAACTCCTCAGAGGCCTTTCTGCTTGTTAAATGGGATGCTGCCCGATTCATGAatgttgaataaagccaattagaccttcaaatttactcagttgaatttcgTAAAAGCTGGACCCTTTTTGCCATGAAAACACTTTTGTAAACAGTAAGACTCTCCAAAGTTCATTTAAACTATGCAGTGTTCACCTCTGCATATTTGCAAAGAGAAGTACTGGATTAGAAAAAAACTCTGTTGCAAAAGTCATAGTTAAACAACAAGGTAAAGCAGTGGTTCTGAACAAGGTAAGGATGTGGAGACCCTTCTGCCTTCCCCCTCTGCTCAGTCCTGCCCGCTCCCCCGCTGCCCTCCTGACTTGGTTTCTCTTCCATTGTGGAACCTTTCTGAACCACCTTCCTGCTTCAGGGTCTCAACACCAGTTATTCTCCTTACCTGGAACACTCAGACCACCCTCACCCCCGGCTCAAGTCACTTCAAAGAGAGTTTtctagatcattttttaaaattaggttccCAACTTCCCCCGTTctctattctttatttccttcttagtTATTTTGTAATGATCTGTTTGTAATTTGTAATGATCTGTTTGGCTACTATCTCCCCAACTACATTGTAAAATACAAATTACATATTTCCTGGTTTATCTGCTTATCGTCTATCTCTAGAATGTAAACTCTATGAGGACATCAGTCACTACTGTGCTCCCAGCACTTTGTCAAATGCTGGCTCCCCAGATATCACGAGAGCAACCTCGTGATATCTTTTTGACAAGATAAAGATATCTCTTTATTGGCAAGATAAAGCCAGGTTTATTGCTTAGCCCTTGACAGTCTGACAACACTTCACAGGGAGATGAGTAAGGCCATGACATTTATTGAGACTGAAATCTCATTTAAAGGGGGAGAGTCTTTCCATGATGGGGTAGGAACGGGGGTTGATTAGGGTTGGGGAAGGGTCATGGCGTAATAGTTTAGAATGAACACAGAATAATGAGGATTTTGAGGTGAGGGGTTCAAACAGTCTTAGGGTGCAAACTGTCAGCAATAAATAAGCAATAAAGTTAATTTGCAATATTCATCTTTCTGGGTAAGTCTCTTGGAAAATTGTTATGCCAATGAAGGCAGTGGAATAGTCATGTTAATATCAatgttaagggacttccctggtagcgcagtggttaagaatccgcctgccaatgcaggggacatgggtttgagtcctggtccaggaagatcccacatgccacggagcaactaagcccgtgcaccataactgctaagcctgtgctctagagcccgtgtgccacaactactgaagcctgcacacctagagcccatgctttgcaacaagagaagcgatcgcaatgagaagcccgagcaccacaacgaagaatagcccccgctcgcagcagctagagaaagcccgtgcgcagcaacgaagacccaacgcagccaaaaaaaaaaaaaaaaaatcattgttgggacttccctggtggcacagttgttaagaatctgcctgtcaatgcaggggacacgggttcgagccctagtctgggaagatcccacatgccacggagcaactaagcccgtgtgccacaactactgagcctgcgccctagagcccgcgagacacaactactgaccccgtgtgctacagctactgaagcccgcgtgcctggagcccatgctccgcaacaaagagaagccaccgcaatgagaagcccgcgcaccgcaaggaagggtagcccccgctcgccgcaactagagaaagcccgcgtgcagcaacaaagacccaacgcagccaaaaataaataattaacattttttaaaaaatcaatgttaaGCTGAATGAGTATCCCTGGTTTCAGTTCTCAACCTACATAacagatgcttaataaacatttgttggttGATTGAACTGAAAGCCCCAAGGGGACAGGGCCGACATGTCTTCTTCTCTGTTTGTACTTGGTGACTAGCGAAGTATCAGGCAAACAgggagcactcaataaatatttaataaatgaatgtaggacagatctttttgttttttctttttgttttgtttgttggttttttttttttttttttttttttttttacttttggctgcattgggtctttgttgctgtgcgcgggctttttctctggttgcgacgagtgggggctacttttcgttgcggtgcatgggcttttcactgcggtggcttctcttgttgcgcacaggctctaggcgcgtggggtcagtagttgtggcgtgcaggctctagagcgcaggctcagtagttgtggcacgcgggcttagttgctccgtggcatgtgggatctgcccggaccagggctcgaacccgtatcccctgcattgacaggcggattctgaaccactgtgccaccagggaagccccaatggacagatctttaTTGGGGATTCTAGTGGTTCACATTTAAtacagggagaaggaagaagcccAGGAGGCTTTGGTGGAAAGCCCAGAAGGAATTCTGGTCATTTTCAGGATTTATATCACTTAATGACactgatttaaatttaattttacttcaaACTTGtgactttcctttttcccttgaaGCAAGGTTTTCTCTGTCATTATTCTGTGCTTAATAGGTGTGATTAGGGTTTTCTGGGTGCATACAAATGAGATGAAGAAAGGGATGACAGAGTGGAAAGGGATTATCTGAGGTTATTGGGCAAGAGTTGGAAAAAGTCAAGGACAGAATAGCAAGATGCAAACTGGTACCAGACACCATTGTCTGAGCGGGTGAGGAACTGAAGAGAATCTGAGGAGCTTGTGTGCACTCCTGAGGGTGGCTGCCTCTTCCCACCAGGCCTCGAGCTGAGGAAGGTCTTGGTTTTGTCAGCCACAGGGGTCTGTCCCTGCACAAGCCCCCTTCCTTCAGGTGACCAGAGAGACCTCCATCTGGAAAAGCCTGACCCACATAAAGGCAATGCTTGTGTTTTCTTGAAGTAATTCGGTTTCCTTCCTCAGTTTACCCACTCCCTCCTCAGCTCTGAGGCCAGAGTCCTGAGATGAACGTGCGAGCCTTGTGTTTAGAGATGACCCTGATATTCATTAAAGAGTTCTTTGATTTTCACTGAGCTTGACGAGTGAGCCATTACCATGGGCCTCTGTCAGTCTGGGTATTGGACGTGTGGAACAATTAGGAAATAAAACAGGATTTCTGATCCCAGGTCAGGCATACTCCTCATCACCAATCTCCCCTCAGATCCCACTGAAAGCAAAGTAGACAGTATCAAAAGGAAAGACAGCCAAGATGGGGTGGGTGTCCAGCCAAGCCTGGCTGCTTAGGCTGCCAAGGAGAGGCCACGGTCTTGGCCAACAGGCAAAGGACAGTGGGAGAAGGGGGACTGAAAACCCAGAATTGATTGAAGGCCTGGAAAACAGGCCACCAGCATCAGTTATGACTCTACTTCCCTTCCTCACCAGAAGGCATTTTCCCTCAGACAAAATGTCAGACATCTTGTCTCCAAAGAAATGGAATCAATTGTCTGAGGGAAGTTAATGCTTCTGGTATGAATGTTGGAGGTTCAGAATAAGTGTCTTTCCTTCTAGCATTTGGGGTGGCCCACTGCCTGACAGTTGACCATCAACCTTCCCTACCCCAATTGAAGCCTTTCAGTTGATATGTCCTATCTTGATGCACAAAGAATTTCTAGGCCAAATTTCCACCAGGGAAAAACCTAGAGGAGAaagagtataatttatataccagcAGAGGAAATCCAGGATACCTAGGTAgttctttattaaatattaccAAGGATCTACACGCATATGGGAGAACAAGTAGCATGCAAAGAAAGaccaaaataagcaaacaaaaaaactgacacTGGAGAAAACAGATAATTCCTAGTACAAAGAGAACTATCTAATATACTTGGAGATTCAAGAAGACGAAACATCCATAAAGCAAGAACAGGATGTTGTGTGAGAGAggagcaatcagagaacaaaaattattttgcagAGACTAAAACTGTGGTtgcaaaaataaatgttgaatagaagGATTACAACAtagagttaagaaaaaaaatctctgaaaatatagaataaaaagaggaaaaatgagggacttccctggtggcgcagtggttaagaatccacctgccaatgcaggggacatgggttc
Above is a genomic segment from Phocoena sinus isolate mPhoSin1 chromosome 20, mPhoSin1.pri, whole genome shotgun sequence containing:
- the LOC116745999 gene encoding tumor necrosis factor ligand superfamily member 12 isoform X1 — encoded protein: MAARRSQRRRGRRGEPGTALLAPLVLGLGLALACLGLLLAVVSLGSRASLSAQQEPSQGELVAEEDPDPLDLNPQREERQDTLPFLKLVRPRRSAPKGRKPRARRAIAAHYEVHPQPGQDGAQAGVDGTVSGWEEAKINSSNPLRYDRQSGQFMVTRAGLYYLYCQVHFDEGKAVYLKLDLLVDDMLALRCLEEFSATAASSLGPQLRLCQVSGLLPLRPGSSLRIRTLPWAHLKAAPFLTYFGLFQVH
- the LOC116745999 gene encoding tumor necrosis factor ligand superfamily member 12 isoform X2, whose translation is MAARRSQRRRGRRGEPGTALLAPLVLGLGLALACLGLLLAVVSLGSRASLSAQEPSQGELVAEEDPDPLDLNPQREERQDTLPFLKLVRPRRSAPKGRKPRARRAIAAHYEVHPQPGQDGAQAGVDGTVSGWEEAKINSSNPLRYDRQSGQFMVTRAGLYYLYCQVHFDEGKAVYLKLDLLVDDMLALRCLEEFSATAASSLGPQLRLCQVSGLLPLRPGSSLRIRTLPWAHLKAAPFLTYFGLFQVH